TGGAAGTTGCGCAAGCGGAAGTGACCGTGTAGGACGGACCCATCCAGCCAGTCTTGTTGCAAACTTCACCGGCCGGCATATTCACGATAGCCATCGGAATATAGAACGGAGAAACGCGGGACGGACCACGATTGCTGAGAGCCACAGCGGCGTCATAGCAATACTGCAAACCACCGATACTGCTACCAATGATAGCGCCGCAACGTTCCGGATTTTCGTTTTCCGGAGCGATTCCAGCCATCTTCAATGCCTGGAAAGCCGAGTAAACAGCATACTGGATGCAGCGGGAGAACCTGGACTGGTCTCTGGTGCTGTAAATTTCCGAAGCGTCGAACTCACGGATTTCGCTAGCCATGCGAGAAGTGTAAGCGGAAGCGTCGAAACGCTGAATGGGAGCAATGCCAGATTTGCCCTGGAGCAAGTTCTGCCACAATAATTCGGGGGAGTTTCCGAGAGAGGAAACGCAGCCCATACCTGTAATAACAACATTTTCCATAATGCGCCAAATATAATAAAAAAAAAGGTAACATTTTCGTAAGTGTTGTAAGAAAAAGACAATTTGTAACAAAAAATTACATTTTGGAAAATATTTTTATAACTTTGCAAGAATTTATCCATATATATAGCATTTTCTTTCATTTCTATTACGCAATACTTACGGTCAGTTATTAGTCATTAGTCAATAGTCATAGGTCGGGACAGGTTCCGGCGGGAACGACGAATCAAAAAAAATGCTATTATTCGCGCGTATGCCAAAGAGTTCTCGAAATTTAGTTTGGATGGACCTGGAAATGTCCGGTCTCTATCCTGAAAAAGATGTCATTCTCGAAATTGCGACCATTGTTACTGACGCCAACTTGAACATCCTCGCCGAAGGCCCTGTTATCGCTATCCACCAGCCCGAAAACGTTTTCGAAAGCATGGACGAATGGAACACGCGACACCACAACCAAAGCGGTCTCGTGGACCGTTGCCGCCGTTCGCAGTACTCCCTCAAGGATGCCGAACAAGAAACGCTCAAGTTCATCAAGCCGTTTACCGAAAAAACAAAGAACCTCCTCTGTGGAAACTCCATCACGCAGGACAGGCGCTTTTTGTACAAGTACATGCCCGAAATTTCGGAATGGCTCTGCTACAGGAATATTGACGTGAGCTCCATCAAGGAACTCAGCTATCGTTGGTACCCGAACCTCGAAGATTTCCAAAAAGAAAAACGCCACGAAGCCTTAAACGACATCCGCGAAAGCATCGCCGAACTCGCCTACTACCGAAAGACAATCTTCAAGTAATTTTATGGAAAGACTCCCCTACGCCCAGAGAATGCGCAACCGCTGCATTGCGATTACCGTCCTCGTTACGATTATTGTTGCCATTGTTCACTGTTCCACAAAAGACGACCCGGCGGAATCCGCAAAAGCAACCACCGAGCAGCTAGCTGCAGATACGGTCGCGCAAGCAATTGCCACGAACGACACAAATCCTTTTGATGAATCATTCACTGCAGAAACTGCGGCAAAAGAAAACTCGAACGGACTAGCCGCCCTGAAAGGCATCGAAGACGAAGACTTCGAAAAATCGGGCAACACAGCCGCAGGGAATGACGCAAGCGCTTCCAACGCAACAAGCGAAAGCACGGATAACGTCCGCGACACCGTTCACATCAAGTCGCAAAAAGACCCCGTACTCGCTGACAGAATCGACATTCTTTTACGCCGTTATCACCCAGACCTGGGCGTCATCCTTGTCGTGGACACCAAGACAAACGAAATCATAGCCTGGGGCGAACGCCGCGATGGTAAGGTACAAAACAAGCCGGACTGGATTGGTCGCCCCACCTTCCCTGCCGCATCGCTTGCAAAGCTCGTGACAATAGCCGCCGCCATGGAAAGCAACCGCTACTCGCTCAATACACCGATCCCAATGATTGGGCGCCACCACACGCTTTACCTGAACCAGCTCCGCGTCCCCGAAAAGTACAACGGTCCCACGATGGAACTTTCCGAAGCTTTTGCCCGCTCTGCAAATCCGCCGATGGCAATCGTCGGTAAAAATGTCGGAGGAAAGCGCCTCAACGCTGCCGCCGCAAAACTCGGATACAACAAGAATTTCCCCGGGAACGCCCCCAACGCATCGCACTATACAGCCCCGGACACTGGTTACGGCCTTGCCGAAGTTTCCTGCGGTTTTACAACCTCCACAACCCTTACACCGCTCCTCGCTGCAGCGCAAGTCCGTGCTATCCTTACCAAGAAGCCTCTTGAAATTCCATGGGCTCGCGACATGGCTCCATTCGCCCCGCAAAAGCCACTCGCCCTCAACCTTGGCAAATTCACAGAAAACACATACTACGGTCTCCGCGAATCGATGCTCCGCTCCGTAACACAGGGCACCGCACGCAAGCACATGTCCACAAAAAACATGGCTCGCAAGAATTTCGAAGCGCTCCGCCTCGGCGGAAAAACCGGTTCTCTTGATGGTACAGATCCCGCCGGCCGTTACGATTGGTTCATGGGATTTGCCGAAGCGAAAAACGATCCGAGCAAATCAATTGTCGTGATTGTGATGCAGATGCACAAAGAAATTCGTTCGCAACCAGCAACGCAGGTGGCAGCAACCGTCATCAATTATTGGGCACACCAAAACCTGGACTTGAAAAAATAATTTAGATTTAAACACAAAAGAAGAAGGCTTATCATGGAATTATCTTGGTGGAACTTAATACCGACTTATTTTGATGGAACGGCATTCCAACTCGGAAGTTTTCCGGTGCGCTGGTATGGCATCATGTACATTTTTGCATTCGTGACCGCCTATATCACCATGTGGAAAATCAGCCAGAAAGAAAAACTCGGCTACACCAAAGATCAGCTCGACAACTTCTTCACATGGATTATCGCAGGCATTCTGCTCGGCGCCCGCCTTGGTTACGTTTTCTTCTACAAGGCAAGCTATTACCTTTCCAATCCGTCCGAAATTTTATTCCCGATGGTTCACGATGACCTCGGTTACCACTTTGTCGGAATTTCTGGAATGTCATACCATGGCGGTCTCGTGGTTGGTCTTCTGTTCATGTATATCGGTGCAAAGCGCAACAAGCTCGACATTTGGAAGACTTTCAACCTAGCCTTCTTGGTAACGCCTCTTGCCTATACTTGGGGACGTTGGGGCAACTTCATCAACGGTGAACTTTTTGGAGAAGCTACTACAAGCGCCATCGGCATGTGGTTCCCGCTTGCCCATGACAGCACGCTTGCAAACCCGATTCTCCACCACCCGAGCCAGCTTTATGAAATGGTCTTCGAAGGCATCGTGCTCTTTATCGTCTTGTACAACCTGCGCAAGATTCCAAAGCTCCACGACAAGGTTCCTTGCCTCTATTTGATGGGTTACGGTCTGTTCCGCTTCTTCATTGAATTTTTCCGCAAACCGGATGCACACCTTGGACGCGTGGACCTCTTTGGCATGAGCCGAGGTCAGACGCTCTGCTCGGCAATGATTATTGCCGGTCTCGTGTGGATGATTTACCTCTTCTACAAAGAGAAGAAAGCTAATAACCCTTAAACAAGTTTTCCCAAAGGTTACGTTCTTCTTCGAACTTTTGAGCAAAAAGTTTGCTCACTTGTTTGTAGACAGCCTTGATATGTACCGCCAATTCATCGGTAACATATTTCTCTGCCTTACCATCATCAGCACCAGCTTCATTCATAAGCTTCATCCACTGGCTTTCCTGATTTTTGCTACCAAGCGTCGAAGATAGCGACGTATCTTCGTAGCACTTGTTTTTCATATATTTTTCCCAAACGGACTGAGGAATCTTCTCCAGGAAATTCTTGAGGAACGGTTCTGCATTTGTAGAATAACCGTAAGAGTTACCAATCAGGCATATAAGAGGCACATTGATCACACGTTCCTCGTTCACACCACTCCAGGATTCTTCCGTCAGTTCAAAAGCGGCATTGCTTAAATCTTCGGCAGGCTTCGGTTCGTTGTAGAAGTTGTCAATTCCCAAATGGGCGTCGCGCAAGCGGTTCAAGAAATCAGACAACGGAGAATTGCTATCGGCAATCGAGTTTTCAACCATTCCCGCATTGACTGCAGAAGCAAGAGAGGCAGCCTTGCCATCAACATGTTCTGCATTCTTGGCCTTTGTATTTTCGACTTCAGCAGAACCATCACAACGATCCATGACTGTAGAATCGAACGATGAAGATACGCGGAACTTATGGTAAAACCTGATGTTTCCTTCTTGCGATTGGAAGTAAAGCGCCTTGTACTTTTCGTTATCTTTAAACAAATTCGCAAGAGCTCTATAGGCGCGGTGTCTTGCACCGCCAGACGTAAACTTACCACGGTGGATGGACACAAAGCAATGGAATGCACGCACGCAACCGTTCGTATCGATAACCGTAATGCCGTCGTAGTTCAACATCGAGATGAACATCTTACGAATAAAATTCTGCTCGTACAAATCGCGGTACGACTGCGAGTCCAGCATGGAGTCCGGCTTGATCTGCATTTCCTTGTAGTCGTCAAAGACAATCTTGCCGCTATCGAAATTGTCATCCGCATTGCCATTCCAGGACGGATCGACAAACAGACAGATGGTGCCATGAACTTCCCTTTTGATTTGCGAGAAAAGCCCAGCCCAGAAGCCCTTCGGGTATGACTCCAGATTATTGTCTTCCAGATTATCAGAGAATTCATTTTCATCCAAATCAAAGCGGATGAGCAAGTGGTCACTGACACCAGAAGAGGTATGAGAATTTATGCAAATTTTAGAACGGTTCACGCATTCAATCAGCAAAAATCCCTTTTCGAGAAGCGCACGTTCCGTCTCGCCCGCATTCCCGATATCCGACTGGAACACCCCCACCTGGATAGAGGGTTCGGTCTTTTCTCGTGCCGGCATCTGCAGAATAATCAAATCGCATCCGCTTTTGCAGAAGTGGATGACATCCTTCAAACAAGCTTTTACACGTTCCTTGAACAGGTTCTCGAGTGCATCTCCCGCAAACTCATAGATACGACGGTTCCAGCCCATCGGCGGGTTCCCGTTTCCCATGATGATTCGGAACGTAAAGTGGTCGTTTTCTTCTTGATAGTGCGGAACACTCGGCAAAATTTCGATAATAGCATCAATAACCGCTTCCTTCATCTCAGGAAGCTTGCGCAGAAAGAAATCCTTGATCTTCTTCCGGTCGAGCCCAATGACGCTCGAAGAATTGTCAGTTTCAGCACTCATAAAAACCCAATATATTTCTTACTATTAATATACATTGCTGTAAGAGGATTTTGGCAAAGCAATCTCCAAAATAATACTCCAAATTGCCTTTTTTTGCCTAAATCCACAAAAAAGACTATCTTTTACATGCTTTTAGCAGGAGTTTTAAAATGGCAGGAATTACTTACGAAATTGACGACAAGAACATTGTTGAACAAATCAAGTCTGATGCCATAAGCGTCGCAGCAGAACTCGTCGAAGTGGCAAAGCTCAAAAAGGGCGATATCGTTGTCGTCGGTTGCAGCACTAGCGAAACTTTGGGTAACCAGGTCGGGAGCCACTCCGTCCCGGAAGTCGGCAAAGCTATTTACAACGGGCTTCAAAGCGTTTTTGGCGCTAAGGGCATCTACATTGCCGCCCAGTGCTGCGAGCACCTGAACCGAGCCATTATCATCGAACACGAGGCAGTCCCGAATGCCGAAATCGTGAACGTCGTGCCACAGCCAAAGGCTGGGGGCTCCTTCGCTACTGCTTGTTACGAAAGCTTCAAGGCTCCTGTGGCTCTCGAGCATATCAAGGCAAATGCAGGGATCGACATCGGCGGGACCCTTATCGGCATGCACCTCCGTGAAGTCGCCGTTCCCGTCCGCTTAAAGCAGAACCATATCGGTAAAGCCATCATCATTGCCGCACGTACCCGCCCCAAGTTCATCGGTGGTGAACGTGCACACTACAACGAAGCTCTAAAAGACGGCTACCCGGAATTTTAGCACTTTCCTGTTGCTTTTTCATTTTATTTTCTTACATTTAGCATATATGAGAAAACGAGTTGCTTTACTTTTCGTTGTTTTCGGTGTATTTTTCGCTATTAGCACCGGTTGTAATGGATTTTCCGAAGAGCCTCCCTCCAAAGTCTCCAATGCTAATTCGTCCAAGTATAAAATCGGTGTCGAAGAAAAATCAAGCATATCCGAAGGGGTTGCCGGTCAGCTTCCTAAAACACAAATCAAGCAATACCCCGACTTAATAACGGCTTATTTTGCGCTCCAGGTTGGCGATATCGACATATTGGCTTATGACGAGAACGTCCTTACGCACACATTCAACGATAGCATGAGCGGCATTACGTTCATCGAAAACGATGTTGGCGTTCCGAACGAATTCGTCATCGCCATGAACAAGCACAGTTCCATTCCTGACTTAAAAGGAATCATCAACCGCCTTATCGACAGCTTAAACGCGGCTGGCACGCTCACCGAGCTCAACGAGCACTGGAACAAGAACTCAAAAACAAATCCGCTAATCAGCACCAAGGAAAGCGAATCCGAGCAAGTCCTGAGAATCGCCACATCAGCCGACGTTCCCCCGTTTTCATTTACCAGCGGGAACCAGATTGTCGGGTTTGATATCGATTTAGCGAAGCTCCTCGAAGAAAAACTGAACGTCAAGACCAAGATTATCAAGACGGACCGCAACAAGCTCGTCTCTGCACTCAAGAATCACGAAGCTGACCTCGTCATTTCGGCATTCACCGTCTGCGAATGCTTACAGCACGAAATTGACAATTCAAAGCCCTACTACATCGGGAAAACCGCTTTCGCCATTCGCAATGACTTTGGCAAAGAAGCGACACTCAGCAAAGTTCCCAAGATGACTTACCTCGAACCCAAGAAGCCCGACGAGATTTACAAGCTCGCCGACTTGTCCGGGAAATTCGTCGGAGTCCAGACAGGAACAACGCTCGATGAACAAGTACAGCAGCTAATCAAGCTCCCCCGTATCCAGTACTTTGCAAACATTCCCGAAATGACCAAGGCTTTGGAAGAGAGGAGCCTGGACGGAATTGCAGTAGATTATTCTGTTGCAGAATCCATTCTCAAGCATCATTCTGAATTTTCCATTTTAAAGGATAGGCTGAACAAGGACGAATTTGGCATTGCCATGAGCAAAAATAGTCCTCTGAAAGCTAGCATCGATTCGTGCATCAGCGTGCTCCAGAAAAAAGGCGAAATCCAGAAAATCAAGGACAAATGGTCTAGGAACAAGTCCGCAGTCAGATCCATCAAGCAAGACTGGATTGGTAGCGATACGCTTATCGTTGGCACCGAAGCTCTTTACGCTCCTTACGAATTCTACCAGTGGGGCGAAATCTCCGGCATAGATATCGATATCATGTACACCATCGGCAAAATGCTGAACAAGAACATCAAGTTTGCGGACATGAACTTCGATGTGCTGATTCCATCCCTAGTAAACGAAAAAACGGACCTCTGCATCGCCGCCATGAGCATTACCGAAGAACGCAGCAGTCTAATCGACTTTTCGATTCCTTACGACAAGAACGAATCTGTTATTGTGGTACACACTCCTAAACACTCTCTCGAAGTTGTCGGAGACTCTACCGGCGTTTTAAGCCACATATTCCAGAAGATACAGGAATGGTTTTAATTAAAGCGCTTTGTGGTGTCTCATGGCGCGGATATTTCGCGGCAAGACTTCCTTGTGCCACTTGATCCATTCATCGTAATAGATGTAGCGTTTTTCGCGCTGGCGGAATTCTCGCCCATGCACAACACGACGCCCGCCACGTTCTTCGACAGGAATCACGATATGCAGGCACTCGTGATAGACAACACCAGCAATTGCATACAAAGGACAATTAGCGGCATCGTACCCACGGCTAATGCTGATGAGATGGAAACTCTCGCCCGTCACCGGATCCTTGCGCACGGAATGGAAACTAAGCCCACCCACGCGATTGCTCCACGTGATTCGGCATGTCAGCGTTCCATCGAAATACGTATCGTTAATAGCGGCAAGCACATCCGTTAAGTTGTGATGAACGCCCTGCGGACGTATGGGCGGCAAGCGACCTTTACTCGCCAGCGGAGCTTCACCTTTATCAGAAAAAATCTGGTCGACAGTCTGCCAAAAGCGATTGACCAAGTCCTTGATAATTGCTTTGTTCTTTTGCGTTTTGCGACGCACCGCATGCTCTGCCCATTCTGCGGCTAGTTCACGCGCATCGGCAAATTCTGGAGCTTTCATGTATGCGGGCAAAAGCACTTCCGGGTGTCCGAACAAGAACCCGCCCTTGCAGCGGATGCTCTTTTTCATCAGCGGACTGTACTTGAAATGCACAAGACCATTAGCGGAGCATTCTGGCGAAGGATCCCTGGCTACAGGTGCATTGTCACTGGCGACAAAGCCAAACAAGTCCAGCTGCCCGTCGTTCACGCGCCCAACACTCCTTCATAGCCGTTCAGAGCAAGGAGTCCACCAAAAAAACTTTCTGGCAAATCCAGTTCTGCATAATGTTCCGAGATTCCATACACAGCATCTTCGACAACATCTGGCATATAAACTATATAGCTATCGTTCTTTTCGGTCTGAAGCATGTCAGGCGTGCAGTATTTCGGGTCCGTCTCGCTAAAGTACATGCGACAAGAGACCGTCCTGAGCGGGTAGACCGTGCAGTCCCCCACGCCATTCGAAAACGGGCACGAACGCCACCATGCAAAGTAATCGTGAAGCGCCTTGTCCTCAGCATCGTCTTCAGAAAGTCCTTCACCTTTACGGGTTTCGAATAACGTTTCAAACTTATCCGAGCGCATTTGGCAGGCTTCCATCAGCATCAAGAGGTCATCCCTCTTACGGAGTTCATTGTACATGAAAATCAGCTCGAACGGCTCCACCGACATTGGGTAGTGGTGGCAGCAGTTTCCGCATGCCGGCCTGCATTGGATAGGGCGTGGCTGTTGCACGAGCACTGCTTTCAAATACTGGTCATAAGCGGCATGGTAAGCTTCGGTGAACTTGAGTATCTCGGGCAACTGCTCCCGCAAATTGTCGGGACCAATGGCACATTCTCGCCCCAAGGCGGCAGCAATACCGTCTAGGCGATCTCTCTCGACCCTGAGCAGAGTGGAAAGCCGCATCTCGGCAATGCGGTAAGCCTTCGTCGGAAAATACTCTTTATAAGCATTCATTGAGCGCAAATATATTTTTTTACGAGAATACCGTAAAAACGGGCTTTAAAAAAAAGCAAAGATTTCATTTTAGTTAGAATGAAGTTATTTTATTATACGAAGTAATGAAATACTTTTTCAGGACTGGCTATATGAGAAAAAATACGCACAGCAAATGGATGTGGTCTCTTGCAACCGCATTGTTCTTAGGCTTCGCAGGCTGCAACCTGTTCCACCCAACAGACAGTCGCGACGCCGATAACGATGACGCAGCAGCCCTTACCCTAGAAGGCTACTTGGAATACCAAAATTCGAACTACGATGCTGCGCGCAAATTTTTCAACAAAGCCATCCGAGCCGACTCTTCGTACTCCGAAGCGTGGATTGGTCTCTGCAAGACAGTTATCAAAGCCCAGGAAGGCATAAATGTCTTTGAGCTCGCCTCCTTAGCACAACGATACGAAGGTCCTGACGGAAAGATGACCAGCGGTTTCCTCGTCATGAGCGACGAAAAGGCAGACACAATTTCAAGAGGAATCGATTCCGTCATGTTCTACCTGAACCAGTTTGTCGCTCGCGATACAACCGACAGGACCGACAAGAAGGTTCGGTTCAGTACTATCGCCGATAGCTACACCATTCTCCAGTTAACCAAGGCAGCTCTCCGCATCAGAGCTGTGAACTCCCAGATTTCATCAGTGGTGTCCGCAGGCAGCTCAGGTATGATGATGGACCTCAACGCACTCAACGACATGGGCGATAGCCTCAAGCCATTCCTGAGCGACATGGCAGCCGCAGCAGAAGCCATCAAGGCATCTCCTGACGCCGCCGCAGAAATCGTGAAGGCTTACCTCCCGGACTCCACTCGCCAGTACTTTGACGATGAAGATTACGCAGATGTATCCGTTGGCCTTGCCAATACAATTATCCAGATAAACGACAGAGCACAAACCGTCGAAGAAGACCGTAACGACGTGTTCTTCAAGTTTGGAAACGGTCGTGACGACGACGGCGATGGTTGCGTAGACGAAGAAGCTCTTGATAATTACGACAACGACGGTGACGGAGAAATTGACGAAGACGTTCGCGACAGCCGTTCTATTGTCCTGGTAAAGAAAAGACCTCAAAATGTCGAAGACGTTGCTAAATTGAGCCAGGACACGGAAACATACGATTTGACCAAGTCTCAAATTGATTCGCTTAGCGTCCTTGAAAAGTACAACATCATTGATATTGACATGGACGGGAAGACTACTCAGGAAGACCTGGATGAATGGCAGTTTGTCTACCGCAACCCGAACGAACGAGACGAAAAGGACAACCACCTCCTCAAGTTCGCTATTGATTTGAGCTTCCCAGGAAAAGATCTCGACGAGAAGATTAAGAACAAAGAACTCATCCGCCATGACACGGACGTAAACAACATAAAGTACTCGCTTGAAAAGAGAAAGAAAATGGTCGGAGGTTGCTGGGTCAACTACGATGAAGAAGAATTCCTCAAGTGGTTTGAAGGGAGGAATGAAAAATGAATAAATTAACAATACTCGCAGCACTCGCTTGCGCATTTGGCATAGCCTCGGCAAAAGCTCCTACACATTTTTCACTCCGTGCAGAATCCATGGGTGGCGCCCACGTCGCTGTCGTTGACGATAAAGAAGCTATCCATTACAACTATGCAGGCTTGACCCAGATCAACAGACTTGGCAATTACGAACATCGCCCAGAACAAGGTTACTACCCACGTAACTGGATTGGCGACATGCGCATTACCTTTGGTGGCGCTGGCGACATTTTCAAGTTCCTTTCGACATATAGCGATGTGAAAGATGTTCAAGATTTGTTCCGAGCCGCACAAAAAGACGCGAACAGTATCACAAAAGACCATCCGCAAGTCACGAGCCAGACAGGAGCCATCCTCGATTCACTCCTTCTGAATCCGAAATACGGCAAGATCGTCAACTCTTACGACCACAAGGCAATGGAAGCAAGAGTCAAGTTTGATGCGGAAATGGCTTTCCACAACTTTGGTGCAGCCTTCTGGATGAACGGAAGCGTTGCCCCTTACGTTGATGCAGGTCTTGTTCTCCCCTATGTCGTTGTCGACACATTCATCATCGACGCCGTCGCTCAGATGGGTGGTGCCTACGAAATCATCCCCAATCAGCTTTCTGTGGGCTTGGGCGGTAAAATCGCTAAACGTCACAAGACCAACATGGTGACAGTAGGTCTTGCCAATTACAGTTCGATTGTCGACACCCTCAAAGATCAAGCAGGCGATGCGACAGACAACTTCTTTGATTCCAAGACATTCTCTATCGGCATTGATATGGGCGTGCTTTACCAGTTCAACCGTGAAGTGCGTTTCGGTGCATCATTGCGCGATATTTACTTCAAGCAGCTCGCTGGTGAAACTCTAGTCCCGAACTTTACCATTGGCGCAAACTACAGCCCAAGATTTATGAACAGCAATACGGGATTCGGGCGCAAATTTAATTTCGCAATGGACTTTGCCGATATGTTCAATGCAGAAAGGAACTACAAGTTCTTTACGCACTTGAACTTCGGTTTTGAACTGGAGCAGACGTTGGTGGCAATTCCAGGCCTAAACAACGAGTTCCGCTTCCTTGTTCTGCGACTTGCAGGCGGTTTCAGAGGCGGTTACCCGTCAGCGGGTATCGGGCTTGAAGTGCTGAGATTCTTCTCGATCGAAGCCGCCACCTGGGGCGAAGAACGCGGCTACTACACCGGTCAGGACGAGAACCGAATCTACATGGTCCAGGCAAGCATAGGATTCTAAGTTAGACAAAGGTCGCGCATTTGAAAAGCGCGGCTTTTTTTATGACGAGAAAAGGCGAAGTTCAGCTTCGCCTTTGATGTATGAGGTTAGGGATGACTTATACACTTGTCACCCCGGACGCCGTTCCGGGGTCTATTATTTCTTCACTTTCACGACTCTCGCCTGCGGGTTCTGCTTGCCAAGCAAGTCGTAAGTGCGGGATGTGCGCAAGCTGCGGGACTGCGCCGGGCGATTGCGCTTAAAGATGGAAATCGTTCCGTCATCGGTCTTAAAGTTTTCAATGTGCGTAATGCCGTTGTTCACGTAATCCGCAAGGCCATAAGCGTGACGCATGATGTTCAGAACGTCCTTGTCAAACACGGAACCGTCCGGTTCTGTCTGGCGACGGATAATCGTCATGTTGTTTTCGCCTTCGTGGCCCGTATCCCAGGCGATAGGCACCACCTTGTTTTCCTTCGCTAGTTTCATCACGGCTTCGTAATAAGCGAGGCGGCCCTTGCGGTGTTTCGCATAATTGTCGCCGGTCAACACCCCCACGCGGTCATTCGCACCGAACTCGCCGATAATCACAGGCACGCCCTTATCGACAAAGTTCGTTTTCATCTTGCCGAACTGGTCCTGAATCTGAGCACTCGTGCACTTGTCGCCCATGGCACCTGCCCAAGCGTTGTAGCCGCAGTTATGCACAATATCCGCACCAGTCGCGAGGTCATCGCCCCAGTAGTACTGCGGATAGACTTGAGCGCCCCAATCAACAACGTCATTCAACAGCGTGTAGGTATAAGGGTCATAGAAATGCACTTCGACCATCAGGCGGTTTGCAATCACATCCTTCGGGAGCTTGCTCACAGGCATCACTTCGCAACTGCGATCCACACTTGTCGACGGCCCCTGAATCACGAGCGTACGGCTAGCATTGTTGCCACCCGTCGCACGCACGGCATCCACAAACGACTGGTGATACGTCATCAAGATTTCGGTTTCGTGCTTGTAATTGTCATCCGTTGTCGCAGGCTCGTTAGCGCTTGCAAAAAGCAAATTTTCGTTATAGTTCTTGAAGCGGTTTGCAATCTGCGTCCAGAAATCCTTCTGGCGGGCGTTCACCTTGTCTTTTTCCTTGTCGTTTAGGTTGCCTTCGAGCCAGCCATTATCCCAATGGATGTTCAAAATCGTCACGAGGCCTGCGCGCATGCAGTAATCCACGACCGTCTGCACGGAATCCATCCAGCTAGAAGCAATTTCGTTCGGGCCACCGCCCGGAACAATGTCTGCCCTGCTAGAATCGCGCGACAAGGCATTCGAATGGCTGTACCACGCGCACGGAATACGGATCGTGCTGAAGCCCGCCGCCTTGACCGAATCAATGTACGCCTCGGTCGGGAACTTATTGCCCCACCACGTTGGATTCTGGGGAACTTCCATCGTGTTCCCGATGTTTATGCCAAAGCCCATCTTGGCAAACATTTCGTTTGCCGTCGGCAAATCAGCCGCGAAGGAATTTGACGCCAATGCAAAAGAGAACGCGCTGCAAAGAGCAGCAACGCGAATGTGCTGTTTCAACATAGTTAATCCTTTGGTTCTATGCCATTCGCGTTTTATCCCCAAACAACGAAAGACCATAACACCGAATTTAAATATACGCTCAAAGCACGGCAAAAGCCCAAGTTTTGCCGTTAAAAGTGTTGACGATTTGTCAAATCAAAACTTAAAGCTTTCGAAAAGAGCGTATCCTCGGGCCGCTTTCAACATATTCGTGGTGGTATCAACTTGAATACCAATAAAACCAGTATAAAGCTTCAAAGGATTCACTTCACCTAAATAATTCCATTCAACACGTA
This is a stretch of genomic DNA from Fibrobacter sp. UWB13. It encodes these proteins:
- a CDS encoding penicillin-binding transpeptidase domain-containing protein; this translates as MERLPYAQRMRNRCIAITVLVTIIVAIVHCSTKDDPAESAKATTEQLAADTVAQAIATNDTNPFDESFTAETAAKENSNGLAALKGIEDEDFEKSGNTAAGNDASASNATSESTDNVRDTVHIKSQKDPVLADRIDILLRRYHPDLGVILVVDTKTNEIIAWGERRDGKVQNKPDWIGRPTFPAASLAKLVTIAAAMESNRYSLNTPIPMIGRHHTLYLNQLRVPEKYNGPTMELSEAFARSANPPMAIVGKNVGGKRLNAAAAKLGYNKNFPGNAPNASHYTAPDTGYGLAEVSCGFTTSTTLTPLLAAAQVRAILTKKPLEIPWARDMAPFAPQKPLALNLGKFTENTYYGLRESMLRSVTQGTARKHMSTKNMARKNFEALRLGGKTGSLDGTDPAGRYDWFMGFAEAKNDPSKSIVVIVMQMHKEIRSQPATQVAATVINYWAHQNLDLKK
- the lgt gene encoding prolipoprotein diacylglyceryl transferase, whose amino-acid sequence is MELSWWNLIPTYFDGTAFQLGSFPVRWYGIMYIFAFVTAYITMWKISQKEKLGYTKDQLDNFFTWIIAGILLGARLGYVFFYKASYYLSNPSEILFPMVHDDLGYHFVGISGMSYHGGLVVGLLFMYIGAKRNKLDIWKTFNLAFLVTPLAYTWGRWGNFINGELFGEATTSAIGMWFPLAHDSTLANPILHHPSQLYEMVFEGIVLFIVLYNLRKIPKLHDKVPCLYLMGYGLFRFFIEFFRKPDAHLGRVDLFGMSRGQTLCSAMIIAGLVWMIYLFYKEKKANNP
- the orn gene encoding oligoribonuclease, whose amino-acid sequence is MPKSSRNLVWMDLEMSGLYPEKDVILEIATIVTDANLNILAEGPVIAIHQPENVFESMDEWNTRHHNQSGLVDRCRRSQYSLKDAEQETLKFIKPFTEKTKNLLCGNSITQDRRFLYKYMPEISEWLCYRNIDVSSIKELSYRWYPNLEDFQKEKRHEALNDIRESIAELAYYRKTIFK
- a CDS encoding TIGR01440 family protein; protein product: MAGITYEIDDKNIVEQIKSDAISVAAELVEVAKLKKGDIVVVGCSTSETLGNQVGSHSVPEVGKAIYNGLQSVFGAKGIYIAAQCCEHLNRAIIIEHEAVPNAEIVNVVPQPKAGGSFATACYESFKAPVALEHIKANAGIDIGGTLIGMHLREVAVPVRLKQNHIGKAIIIAARTRPKFIGGERAHYNEALKDGYPEF
- a CDS encoding transporter substrate-binding domain-containing protein — encoded protein: MRKRVALLFVVFGVFFAISTGCNGFSEEPPSKVSNANSSKYKIGVEEKSSISEGVAGQLPKTQIKQYPDLITAYFALQVGDIDILAYDENVLTHTFNDSMSGITFIENDVGVPNEFVIAMNKHSSIPDLKGIINRLIDSLNAAGTLTELNEHWNKNSKTNPLISTKESESEQVLRIATSADVPPFSFTSGNQIVGFDIDLAKLLEEKLNVKTKIIKTDRNKLVSALKNHEADLVISAFTVCECLQHEIDNSKPYYIGKTAFAIRNDFGKEATLSKVPKMTYLEPKKPDEIYKLADLSGKFVGVQTGTTLDEQVQQLIKLPRIQYFANIPEMTKALEERSLDGIAVDYSVAESILKHHSEFSILKDRLNKDEFGIAMSKNSPLKASIDSCISVLQKKGEIQKIKDKWSRNKSAVRSIKQDWIGSDTLIVGTEALYAPYEFYQWGEISGIDIDIMYTIGKMLNKNIKFADMNFDVLIPSLVNEKTDLCIAAMSITEERSSLIDFSIPYDKNESVIVVHTPKHSLEVVGDSTGVLSHIFQKIQEWF